DNA from Thermoanaerobaculales bacterium:
ACCGTGCCGTGGACGCAGATGACGGACCGGACGAACGACTGCACGAAGCCGAGGTCGTGCGACACCAGGATCACCGTGGTGGTCCGGTTGAGCTCCTGCAGCAGGTCGAAGAAGTCGCGCTCCACCTTCTGGTCGAGGCCCGAGGCGGGCTCGTCGAGCAGCAGCAGCTCGGGGCTTGCGGTCAGCGCACGGGCCAGCAGCACCCGCTGCCGCTGGCCGCCCGAGAGGTCGGCGAAGGGCCGCCGCTCGAGGCCGGTTAGGCCCACCCGCTCGAGGGTCGCGGCGGCGGCGGCGAGGTCCGCCCGGTCGAACCGGCCGGCGAGGCGCCGCGGCCCGAGCCGGCCCATCAGCACGACGTCGAGGACGCGCACCGGGAAGGCCTTGTCGAGGGTCGCGTGCTGGGCCATGTAGCCGATCCGGTGGCGGGCCCGCCGGGGGGCAGTGCCGAGGACCCGGATCCGCCCGGCGGTCGGCTCGAGCAGGCCCAGGATCAGCTTGAGCAGGGTGGTCTTGCCACCGCCGTTGGGGCCGATCACGCAGGCGAAGGAGAGCGGCTCGATGGCCAGGCTGACGTCGTCCAGTACCGGGTGGCGGCCGTCGAAGGCGAACGACACGCGCTCGAGCTCGATCACCGGCGAGCTCACGGCCCGCCCCCCAGCGCGGCGGCGATGTCACGCGCCATCCGCTCGAGGTTGGCGATCAGGTCCCCCGCCATCGGGTCGAGCGCGACCAACCGGCAGCCCACGGCCTCGGCCACCGCGGCGGCCGAGCTGCCGCGCAGCTGCGGCTGGGTGAACAGGGCGGTCGCCCCGGAGGCGGTCGCCCGCTCGACGACCTGCGCGAGCTGGCGGGGCGTCGGCTCCTTGCCGCCGACCTCGACCGCGATCTGCTCGAGCCCGTAGCGGCGCGCGAAGTAGCCGAACGCGGGGTGGAACACGAACATCGTCCGGCCGCGGCACGGCGCCAGGATGCCCTCGATGCGCCGGTGCACGGCGTCGAGGTCCGCGAGGTACGCCGCGAGGTTGGCGTCGAGCTCCGGGCAGCTCTTCCGGTCGAGCCGGCACAGCTGGTCGCGGACCGCGGTCGCCTCGATCTTCACCAGCACCGGGTCGAGCCAGGTGTGAGGGTCGAAGCGCTCGCCGGGGTGGGCGTCGGCGTGGCCGTCGTCGATCGGCTCGAGCGCGATGCCCAGGGAGCAGTCGGCGACCGGCAGGTCCGGCCGCAGCGCGGAGACCTTGGCGAGCAG
Protein-coding regions in this window:
- a CDS encoding ATP-binding cassette domain-containing protein; this encodes MSSPVIELERVSFAFDGRHPVLDDVSLAIEPLSFACVIGPNGGGKTTLLKLILGLLEPTAGRIRVLGTAPRRARHRIGYMAQHATLDKAFPVRVLDVVLMGRLGPRRLAGRFDRADLAAAAATLERVGLTGLERRPFADLSGGQRQRVLLARALTASPELLLLDEPASGLDQKVERDFFDLLQELNRTTTVILVSHDLGFVQSFVRSVICVHGTVDVHPTNRLDGSTIRELYGGEVRMVRHDHLE
- a CDS encoding zinc ABC transporter substrate-binding protein is translated as MRLAPRLRGIGCALVLAAAASPRAACSQPLEVWVSIPPQVEMAERVGGDRVRVHALLEPGDSPHTYEPTPRQLAALWEANAYLRIGVPFEIPLLAKVSALRPDLPVADCSLGIALEPIDDGHADAHPGERFDPHTWLDPVLVKIEATAVRDQLCRLDRKSCPELDANLAAYLADLDAVHRRIEGILAPCRGRTMFVFHPAFGYFARRYGLEQIAVEVGGKEPTPRQLAQVVERATASGATALFTQPQLRGSSAAAVAEAVGCRLVALDPMAGDLIANLERMARDIAAALGGGP